The following are encoded together in the Phragmites australis chromosome 19, lpPhrAust1.1, whole genome shotgun sequence genome:
- the LOC133900844 gene encoding aldehyde dehydrogenase family 3 member H1-like: MAEEVARELRASFAAGRTRPAEWRAAQLRALLRMTEEKEADICDALHADLAKPRMESYLHEISLAKSACKFALEGMKNWVKPEKVPAAITTFPSTAQIVSEPLGVVLVISAWNYPFLLSIDPVIGAIAAGNAVVLKPSEIAPATSSMFAKLLPEYVDNSCIKVVEGGIPETTALLEQKWDKIFYTGNGTVGRIIMAAAAKHLTPVTLELGGKCPVIVDSDVDLDVAVKRIAVGKWGCNNGQACIAPDYVITTKSLAPELVDSFKRVLEMFYGKDPLQSADLSRIVNSKHFQRLTNLIEDKKVADKIVYGGQTDEKQLKIAPTVLFDVPLDTALMTEEIFGPYLPIVTVENIKESIDFINSKTKPLATYLFTKNKKLQDEFVANVPAGGMLVNDVALHLANPHLPFGGVGDSGMGSYHGKFSFDCFSHKKSVLIRGFGGEATARYPPYTQEKQKILRGLINGSFIALVLALLGFPRERS, translated from the exons atggcggaggaggtggcgcgggaGCTGCGTGCGAGCTTTGCGGCGGGGCGGACGCGGCCGGCGGAGTGGCGCGCGGCGCAGCTGCGGGCGCTCCTCAGGATGACCGAGGAGAAGGAGGCCGACATCTGCGACGCGCTGCACGCCGACCTCGCCAAACCACGCATGGAGTCGTACCTCCACGAG ATATCACTTGCAAAGTCCGCCTGCAAATTCGCGCTCGAGGGGATGAAGAACTGGGTGAAGCCTGAAAAG GTACCTGCTGCTATAACTACATTCCCATCCACTGCGCAAATCGTGTCGGAGCCCCTCGGTGTCGTGCTCGTCATCTCGGCGTGGAACTACCCTTTCT TGCTCTCTATCGACCCGGTCATTGGAGCAATCGCTGCTGGAAATGCCGTTGTCCTGAAGCCATCAGAAATTGCTCCAGCCACCTCATCAATGTTCGCGAAGTTGCTACCTGAGTATGTTGATAACTCCTGTATAAAAGTTGTGGAGGGAGGCATTCCAGAAACAACCGCACTCTTGGAACAAAAATGGGATAAAATCTTCTACACAG GTAATGGAACTGTAGGACGCATAATAATGGCGGCAGCTGCAAAGCATCTAACACCAGTGACTTTGGAGCTAGGTGGAAAATGCCCTGTTATTGTTGATTCTGACGTTGATCTTGAT GTTGCTGTTAAGAGGATTGCTGTTGGTAAATGGGGATGTAACAATGGCCAAGCATGTATTGCTCCAGATTACGTCATAACGACGAAATCATTGGCTCCTGAGCTG GTGGACTCTTTCAAAAGAGTTCTGGAAATGTTCTATGGGAAGGATCCTCTGCAATCAGCAGACTTGTCTCGTATAGTGAATTCTAAGCATTTTCAGAGATTGACAAATTTGATAGAAGATAAGAAAGTTGCTGACAAGATTGTGTATGGTGGCCAGACTGATGAGAAGCAATT AAAAATTGCTCCTACAGTATTGTTTGATGTTCCTCTTGATACAGCACTTATGACAGAGGAAATATTCGGCCCCTACCTTCCCATTGTGACG GTTGAAAATATCAAAGAAAGCATCGATTTCATCAACTCCAAGACTAAGCCACTTGCGACCTATCTTTTcaccaagaacaagaagctgCAAGACGAGTTTGTGGCAAACGTCCCTGCAGGAGGAATGCTCGTAAACGATGTCGCGCTACAT CTCGCCAACCCGCATTTGCCGTTCGGCGGAGTCGGCGACAGTGGGATGGGCTCCTACCACGGCAAATTCAGCTTCGACTGCTTCAGCCACAAGAAGTCGGTCCTGATCCGCGGCTTCGGCGGTGAGGCAACGGCCAGGTACCCGCCGTACACGCAGGAGAAGCAGAAGATCCTGAGGGGCCTGATCAACGGCAGCTTCATCGCCCTGGTCCTTGCTCTCCTTGGGTTCCCAAGGGAGAGGAGTTAG